Proteins encoded in a region of the Acidimicrobiia bacterium genome:
- a CDS encoding Asp-tRNA(Asn)/Glu-tRNA(Gln) amidotransferase GatCAB subunit A, producing MAPPLEISSLGAQGLARAVSSGEISAVEIAEAYLGWIAESDHRISAFLKVTPDWALERARQVDASRISGQNPGTLAGVPVSIKDVLCTEGVETTCASKILKGWIPPYTATAVQRVIDSGAVPVGKTNMDEFAMGSSTENSAFGPTKNPWDTSRVPGGSSGGSAASVAALQAAVSLGSDTGGSIRQPAAFCGIVGLKPTYGRVSRYGLVAFASSLDQVGPFGRSVRDAALVYDCIAGYDPKDSTSIPPEAVGPDDEPAIAAIEKMRSAGSRPLSGLSIGLVKELMNSAVAADVEDAARRACDLLSELGAHVEEVSLPSFQYALSAYYLIAPAEASSNLARYDGVRYGLRVDADDATSMMALTRSMGFGPEVKRRIMLGTYALSAGYYEAFYGTALKVRTLVSRDFRHAFDRFNFLASPTSPTTAFRMGERLEDPLSMYLSDLCTIPANLAGIPAISLPVGLDSTNLPIGFQLMAPILHESRLLAVADALEAACDFDPTPPLAAQSGSQ from the coding sequence ATGGCCCCACCTCTCGAGATAAGCTCCCTCGGCGCACAAGGACTGGCGCGAGCAGTCTCTTCGGGTGAGATCTCGGCTGTGGAAATCGCTGAGGCGTATCTCGGCTGGATCGCGGAGAGTGATCATCGGATATCGGCTTTCTTGAAAGTTACCCCTGATTGGGCCTTAGAGAGGGCAAGACAAGTCGATGCTTCGAGGATTTCGGGCCAGAACCCGGGCACGCTCGCAGGAGTTCCGGTTTCAATCAAAGATGTTCTTTGCACCGAGGGAGTCGAGACCACCTGCGCATCAAAGATCCTAAAGGGCTGGATTCCTCCTTACACGGCAACCGCCGTCCAAAGGGTCATAGACAGCGGTGCGGTTCCGGTGGGAAAGACAAACATGGACGAGTTCGCGATGGGATCGTCCACAGAAAACTCTGCCTTTGGCCCAACCAAAAATCCCTGGGACACTTCCCGAGTTCCAGGGGGATCGTCGGGGGGTTCCGCGGCATCAGTGGCAGCATTGCAAGCCGCTGTTTCTTTGGGGTCGGACACCGGGGGCTCCATACGGCAGCCTGCTGCATTCTGTGGAATCGTAGGACTCAAGCCCACGTATGGGCGGGTCAGCCGGTATGGACTAGTTGCCTTTGCTAGCTCCCTAGACCAAGTAGGACCATTTGGAAGAAGCGTTCGCGACGCAGCCCTCGTCTACGACTGCATCGCTGGATACGATCCAAAGGACTCTACCTCTATTCCACCCGAAGCAGTAGGACCTGACGACGAGCCCGCGATCGCTGCAATTGAGAAGATGCGCTCTGCTGGGTCGAGGCCTTTGAGCGGATTGTCAATCGGATTGGTCAAGGAGCTGATGAATTCGGCAGTTGCAGCCGATGTCGAGGATGCGGCGCGTAGAGCGTGCGATCTTCTCTCCGAGCTTGGCGCGCACGTAGAAGAGGTGTCCCTTCCCTCATTCCAGTATGCCCTTTCGGCGTACTATCTGATCGCTCCCGCTGAAGCGTCCTCCAATCTCGCGCGCTACGACGGGGTACGCTACGGTCTCCGAGTGGACGCCGACGACGCGACATCCATGATGGCCCTCACTAGGAGTATGGGGTTCGGTCCGGAGGTGAAGCGACGGATCATGTTAGGCACGTATGCCTTGTCGGCGGGGTACTACGAAGCCTTTTACGGTACCGCGCTCAAGGTTCGGACCCTCGTGTCGCGAGATTTTCGCCATGCCTTCGACCGCTTTAATTTTCTGGCCTCTCCCACCTCTCCGACGACAGCCTTCCGCATGGGCGAGCGCCTCGAAGATCCCCTTTCTATGTACCTTTCGGATTTATGTACCATTCCGGCTAATTTAGCGGGAATTCCGGCGATTTCGCTTCCAGTAGGCCTAGACTCGACCAACCTTCCCATAGGTTTCCAGTTGATGGCTCCTATCCTTCATGAGTCTCGTCTTCTCGCTGTTGCTGATGCCCTGGAGGCCGCCTGCGATTTCGACCCAACCCCTCCCCTTGCAGCCCAGTCCGGCTCGCAGTAA
- a CDS encoding Asp-tRNA(Asn)/Glu-tRNA(Gln) amidotransferase GatCAB subunit B has protein sequence MNPESLQGDAQSGSGSAKLEELLDSHGLELTIGVEVHVELSTATKMFCACPNVFGGEPNTRICPVCLGLPGSLPVLNRKAVELAIRVGIALHSEIAEVCLFHRKNYFYPDMPKNYQISQYDEPLCRGGYLDVPLPDGTSKRVGIVRAHLEEDTGKSVHLGETGRIHEAARSLEDYNRAGVPLLEIVSAPDIASPLQARAYVAELRQILLATGVSDVKMEEGSLRCDANISVTRKGSGQLGTKIEIKNMNSLRSLQKALEFEGVRQAIAVASGESLVQETRHWNERDGKTHPMRSKEEAEDYRYFPEPDLVPLSPEKQWVADIEASMPELPEPKRKRLVESYAIERRLAEILVANRGLDDLFEAAVHHGAPPKQVANWITGEVLARINESGGDSNQPPVTGRQLAGLLRLIEEGRLSTQLARQALDAVIDTGKDPEDIVEDLGLAQVSDETHLAQIVAKVIAANPEPVARYKAGEEKLLGYFVGRVMQETRGKANPRLVNELLKKALSQQS, from the coding sequence ATGAATCCTGAAAGTTTGCAAGGCGATGCGCAGTCTGGATCAGGCTCTGCAAAACTCGAAGAGCTGCTGGACTCTCATGGACTAGAGCTGACTATCGGCGTCGAGGTGCATGTCGAGCTGTCTACTGCCACCAAGATGTTCTGCGCTTGTCCCAATGTCTTTGGTGGCGAGCCAAACACCAGAATTTGCCCGGTCTGTCTCGGTTTGCCTGGGTCGCTACCCGTTCTCAACAGAAAAGCTGTAGAACTCGCCATACGAGTCGGGATCGCTCTTCATAGCGAGATTGCCGAGGTATGCCTGTTCCACCGAAAAAACTACTTCTATCCGGATATGCCCAAAAACTATCAGATCTCACAGTATGACGAACCCCTGTGTCGCGGAGGTTACCTCGATGTTCCCCTTCCGGATGGAACGTCAAAGAGAGTAGGTATCGTCCGAGCTCACCTCGAAGAAGACACTGGCAAATCGGTACATCTCGGGGAAACTGGTCGAATTCACGAAGCTGCGCGCTCTTTGGAGGATTACAACCGGGCTGGTGTACCTCTTCTCGAGATCGTGTCGGCGCCGGATATAGCAAGTCCTTTGCAGGCCCGCGCCTACGTTGCCGAGCTGAGACAGATCCTTCTGGCCACAGGGGTATCGGACGTCAAAATGGAGGAGGGATCGCTTCGATGTGACGCCAACATTTCGGTGACACGCAAGGGCTCCGGTCAGTTGGGAACCAAAATCGAGATCAAAAACATGAACTCCTTGCGGTCACTGCAGAAAGCCTTGGAATTCGAGGGAGTGCGTCAGGCCATAGCTGTCGCTTCTGGAGAATCTCTAGTCCAGGAGACACGGCACTGGAACGAGAGAGACGGTAAAACTCACCCAATGCGCTCCAAAGAGGAGGCAGAAGACTACCGGTATTTCCCCGAACCCGACCTGGTACCTTTATCTCCTGAAAAGCAATGGGTCGCCGACATCGAAGCCTCGATGCCAGAGTTACCCGAGCCCAAGCGCAAACGGCTAGTGGAGAGCTATGCAATAGAGCGCCGTCTGGCGGAGATCTTGGTGGCGAACCGAGGACTCGACGATCTATTCGAGGCAGCAGTTCATCACGGAGCTCCCCCAAAACAGGTGGCAAACTGGATCACCGGAGAAGTGCTCGCTCGTATAAACGAGTCGGGAGGAGACTCCAATCAACCTCCAGTGACAGGTCGCCAACTTGCAGGCCTCCTACGCCTTATTGAAGAGGGGAGGCTATCTACTCAACTCGCACGCCAGGCTTTGGACGCCGTAATCGACACCGGAAAGGACCCCGAAGACATCGTAGAGGATCTCGGTCTAGCCCAGGTTTCCGACGAAACGCACTTAGCGCAAATCGTCGCCAAGGTAATCGCTGCCAACCCAGAGCCAGTCGCTCGGTACAAAGCCGGCGAGGAAAAGCTTCTCGGCTACTTCGTGGGCCGGGTCATGCAAGAGACCAGGGGGAAAGCAAATCCTAGACTGGTCAACGAGCTTTTGAAAAAAGCGCTGTCTCAGCAGTCTTGA
- the ilvD gene encoding dihydroxy-acid dehydratase yields the protein MPAQQRKKHPSLEVTQGPHRAPHRAMLRAVGLKDDDFDKVMIGVASSWNEVTPCNLELDKLELAAKEGVAEAGGIALRFNTIAVSDAIAMGHSGMHASLVSREIIADSVEVVSVAEKFDGLVTLAGCDKSLPGMLMAAARLDIPSVFVYGGTIMPGKYKGQTVTIQDVFEAVGKHSAGELSDEDLYKLECSACPGGGSCGGMFTANTMAAASEALGMAPPGSASPPAVDHRRLDFGRLAGELAVRAVESELYPSKILTKRAFENAIATVLALGGSTNAVLHLLAIAREARVDLRIDDFDRIGRRTPVIADLKPAGRYVMYDLDLAGGIPAIMRQLLEAGLLHGDALTITGKTLEENLEKITVDRSSDVIRAVSDPIQKTGGMAILRGNLAPEGCVAKVVGHENFMFKGPARVFDGEELAFDAVTKGIIRPGDAIVIRNEGPRGGPGMREMLAVTAAIQGAGLGDRVALLTDGRFSGATHGMMIAHIAPESSVGGPIAGVRDGDTIVIDVPQRRLDIELDEETLAKRIAEYEPPPPKFPTGAMAKYASMVSSASDGAVCLPKLT from the coding sequence ATGCCTGCACAGCAAAGAAAGAAGCACCCCAGTTTGGAGGTGACCCAAGGGCCTCACCGTGCTCCCCACCGCGCTATGCTCCGGGCGGTCGGGCTCAAAGACGACGACTTCGACAAGGTGATGATCGGGGTGGCCTCATCCTGGAACGAAGTCACCCCGTGCAACCTTGAACTAGACAAGCTGGAGCTAGCAGCAAAAGAGGGGGTGGCCGAGGCCGGTGGCATCGCTCTTCGCTTCAACACTATTGCGGTTAGCGATGCTATAGCGATGGGCCACTCGGGAATGCACGCCTCGCTCGTTTCCCGGGAGATAATCGCCGACTCGGTCGAGGTTGTATCTGTTGCTGAGAAGTTTGATGGTCTTGTAACGCTGGCTGGATGCGACAAAAGCCTTCCGGGAATGCTTATGGCGGCTGCCCGCTTGGACATTCCCTCGGTGTTCGTGTATGGCGGCACTATCATGCCAGGCAAGTACAAAGGCCAAACCGTCACTATCCAAGACGTGTTCGAGGCCGTGGGAAAACACTCGGCCGGAGAACTCTCCGACGAGGACCTTTACAAGCTAGAGTGCAGCGCTTGCCCTGGGGGTGGATCGTGCGGCGGCATGTTTACAGCTAACACCATGGCTGCGGCCTCGGAGGCGCTAGGAATGGCCCCACCAGGAAGCGCATCGCCGCCCGCGGTAGACCATCGGCGACTCGACTTTGGCCGACTAGCGGGAGAGCTGGCTGTGCGAGCGGTCGAATCCGAGTTATACCCCTCTAAAATCCTGACAAAGAGAGCTTTCGAGAACGCTATAGCCACAGTGCTGGCCTTGGGTGGGTCCACCAATGCAGTGCTGCATCTTTTGGCCATCGCCCGAGAGGCCAGAGTAGACCTTCGCATCGACGACTTCGATCGAATCGGGCGAAGGACCCCGGTAATTGCCGACCTCAAGCCCGCCGGTAGATATGTCATGTACGACTTGGACCTTGCAGGCGGGATTCCTGCGATCATGAGGCAATTGCTCGAGGCAGGCCTGCTACACGGGGATGCACTCACTATCACTGGAAAGACGCTCGAAGAGAACCTGGAGAAGATCACCGTAGATCGCAGCAGCGACGTCATCCGCGCGGTCTCGGATCCTATACAGAAGACAGGAGGAATGGCGATTCTACGAGGCAATCTCGCTCCGGAGGGATGCGTTGCCAAGGTTGTGGGACACGAGAACTTTATGTTCAAAGGCCCAGCACGGGTCTTCGACGGAGAAGAACTCGCATTCGACGCCGTGACCAAGGGAATCATTCGGCCAGGAGATGCCATTGTGATACGAAACGAGGGCCCAAGAGGCGGACCCGGCATGCGTGAGATGCTTGCGGTTACCGCTGCCATCCAGGGTGCGGGCCTGGGGGATCGCGTCGCACTGCTTACAGACGGAAGGTTCTCCGGCGCAACCCACGGGATGATGATCGCTCATATCGCGCCCGAGTCATCCGTGGGGGGACCGATAGCAGGTGTTAGAGACGGCGACACGATCGTGATCGATGTACCTCAGCGTCGCCTAGATATCGAGCTAGACGAAGAGACATTGGCCAAGCGGATAGCCGAGTACGAGCCTCCACCACCAAAGTTTCCAACTGGAGCAATGGCAAAATACGCATCAATGGTCTCGTCGGCCTCGGACGGAGCTGTGTGCCTGCCTAAGCTGACTTGA
- a CDS encoding copper-translocating P-type ATPase, producing the protein MHPEVIRDGPGDCPTCGMALEPQTVTTSEPQSNPELLDMSRRFFVSAAISIPLVVLTMGRLLAKGLFSDLLSHRAQAYLELVLATPVCTWAAWPFYVRAMASIRNRNLNMFTLIGLGVSVAFAYSVVATLIPGVFPASFRINGEVATYFEAAAVITTLVLLGQVLELRARQRTGQAIRELLGMQAKTARRIEAEGAEIDVPIEVVQAGDILRVRPGEKIPVDGVVVEGASSVDESMVTGEPIPVEKNPGDRVIGSTVNGTGTLLIRAEKVGSETLLARIVAMVADAQRSKAPIQKMADAVSGYFVPTVVAIAAVTFVVWALVGPQPRMAYALVNAVAVLIIACPCALGLATPMSIMVAMGIGARMGILFRNAEAIEVMRRVDTVVVDKTGTLTEGKPRLVDAIPRRDVDDSHLVAVAASLEKGSEHSLAEAIVLWAKMKGIDLPKAERFESRPGKGVVGIVDGERVALGNRALMDELGVDVRDLAEPAEALSKEGHTVVFVASGAEAIGLLGVEDPIKTSTPEALRALHNNGIRVVMLTGDNRTTAEAVAAKLGIDEVFAEVLPDQKAEIIRKLQAEGRVVAMAGDGVNDAPALAQADVGIAMGTGTDVAMETGSVTLVKGDLRGIVRARLLSKHTMRNIKQNLFWAFLYNVLGVPVAAGVLYPFTGVLLSPVIAAAAMSFSSVSVIANSLRLRRVAI; encoded by the coding sequence ATGCACCCAGAGGTCATACGGGACGGGCCCGGAGATTGCCCGACCTGCGGCATGGCACTCGAGCCCCAAACTGTCACGACGTCCGAGCCTCAGTCCAATCCAGAGCTTCTCGATATGTCGAGGCGCTTCTTCGTGTCAGCGGCAATCAGCATTCCCCTGGTAGTCCTTACTATGGGTCGGCTCTTGGCCAAAGGACTGTTTTCCGATCTCCTCTCGCACAGGGCTCAGGCCTACCTCGAGCTTGTGCTGGCTACACCCGTATGCACTTGGGCTGCTTGGCCGTTTTATGTGCGAGCCATGGCTTCTATCAGAAACCGCAACCTCAATATGTTCACGCTCATAGGGCTGGGGGTTAGCGTTGCATTCGCCTACAGCGTTGTCGCCACCCTCATACCGGGCGTATTTCCGGCATCTTTCCGAATAAACGGAGAGGTGGCAACGTATTTCGAGGCTGCTGCGGTTATCACCACTCTTGTTCTGCTGGGCCAGGTCCTCGAACTCAGGGCTCGCCAAAGAACGGGACAGGCGATCAGGGAACTCCTCGGAATGCAAGCCAAGACCGCACGAAGAATTGAAGCGGAAGGGGCCGAAATCGACGTCCCAATAGAAGTTGTGCAAGCCGGGGACATACTGAGGGTCAGGCCCGGCGAGAAGATTCCCGTCGATGGAGTAGTCGTCGAGGGCGCCAGCTCTGTGGACGAGTCCATGGTCACAGGAGAGCCGATACCCGTAGAGAAGAACCCTGGAGACAGGGTAATCGGCTCTACGGTCAATGGAACCGGTACATTGCTGATCCGCGCAGAGAAGGTGGGATCGGAAACACTCCTGGCGAGGATAGTCGCCATGGTAGCGGACGCCCAGCGGAGCAAAGCCCCGATACAAAAGATGGCAGACGCTGTAAGCGGATACTTCGTGCCCACGGTAGTCGCAATTGCCGCGGTGACGTTCGTGGTGTGGGCACTCGTTGGACCGCAGCCTCGGATGGCCTATGCGCTCGTCAACGCGGTAGCGGTTCTCATCATCGCTTGCCCTTGTGCCCTGGGGTTGGCAACCCCTATGTCGATCATGGTGGCTATGGGGATTGGTGCAAGGATGGGAATCCTGTTCCGAAATGCCGAGGCAATCGAGGTTATGCGCCGAGTCGACACCGTTGTAGTGGACAAGACTGGAACCTTGACAGAGGGCAAACCCCGCCTGGTCGACGCGATTCCCCGCAGGGATGTAGATGATTCGCATCTCGTGGCAGTCGCTGCGTCCTTGGAGAAGGGGAGCGAGCACTCATTGGCAGAAGCGATCGTACTTTGGGCAAAGATGAAGGGCATTGACTTGCCCAAGGCAGAAAGGTTCGAGTCTAGACCTGGCAAAGGAGTGGTGGGAATCGTCGATGGAGAACGAGTCGCTCTCGGTAATCGGGCGCTAATGGACGAGCTCGGCGTAGACGTGCGAGATCTCGCAGAGCCAGCCGAGGCTTTGAGCAAAGAGGGGCACACGGTGGTTTTCGTAGCATCGGGTGCTGAAGCTATCGGGTTGCTCGGCGTCGAAGACCCCATCAAAACGTCTACGCCCGAGGCTTTGAGGGCGCTGCACAACAACGGAATTCGGGTCGTAATGCTTACAGGAGACAACCGCACCACTGCAGAAGCCGTGGCAGCAAAACTCGGCATAGACGAGGTTTTCGCCGAGGTCCTTCCAGATCAAAAAGCGGAAATCATCAGAAAACTACAAGCCGAGGGGAGAGTTGTCGCTATGGCAGGAGACGGCGTAAACGACGCACCTGCGCTCGCTCAGGCAGATGTCGGAATTGCTATGGGCACCGGCACCGACGTTGCAATGGAAACCGGAAGTGTTACCTTGGTCAAGGGTGACCTAAGAGGGATAGTGCGTGCTCGCCTCTTGAGCAAGCACACAATGCGAAACATAAAGCAGAATCTTTTCTGGGCCTTTCTCTACAACGTGCTTGGGGTTCCCGTAGCTGCCGGAGTCCTCTACCCCTTCACCGGAGTCTTACTGAGTCCCGTAATTGCCGCCGCGGCAATGAGTTTCAGCTCAGTGTCTGTAATCGCAAATTCGCTGAGGCTGCGGCGGGTGGCAATCTAG
- a CDS encoding acetolactate synthase large subunit (acetolactate synthase large subunit; catalyzes the formation of 2-acetolactate from pyruvate), whose protein sequence is MKITGAEALIKSLEQVGVEVIFGLPGGAILPVYDPLIESSIRHILVRHEQGAGHAAEGYAWATGKPGVAMVTSGPGATNIVTPLADAYMDSVPIVVITGQVPSRVIGSDAFQECDTTGITMPITKHNYLITRPDEIPDVVAEAFYIATTGRPGPVLIDVPKDISQAETTWHWPSQIDLPGYKPTTRGHPRQIREAARLILSSKRPVIYAGGGIVKSRAAEELRELVELLDLPVVTTLMGRGVIPDDHPLCLGMPGMHGNYTAVTSMQKADLLIALGVRFDDRVTGKVDAFAPHAKVIHADIDPAELGKVRRPDVPIVGEAKQVIAELLKSIRVELEKRSKPDLSEWWAQLREWQRKYPLQYDQNSRGPLKGQFVVEKLYEVTGGDCFLVAGVGQHQMWASQYWHFNKPYHWINSGGLGTMGFAIPAAIGAKVGCPDETVWAIDGDGCFQMTAQELITATVHGVPIKVAVLNNAYLGMVRQWQELFYDERYSEVELGYEIPNYVKWAEAMGCYGFRVENPDDVQPTLEKAHSITDRPVVIDFRIDYTEHVYPMVPAGASNDEIILSKEEDPDAREDHIPAEGDTR, encoded by the coding sequence ATGAAGATCACCGGGGCCGAGGCACTCATCAAATCGCTCGAGCAAGTTGGTGTGGAAGTCATATTTGGACTGCCTGGCGGCGCGATCCTTCCCGTATACGACCCCCTGATCGAGTCGAGTATACGACACATACTGGTGCGTCACGAGCAGGGCGCTGGGCATGCAGCCGAAGGATATGCTTGGGCCACCGGAAAACCCGGTGTCGCAATGGTCACGAGCGGCCCCGGCGCTACGAACATCGTTACGCCTCTCGCCGACGCTTACATGGATTCGGTCCCAATAGTTGTTATCACCGGACAGGTGCCATCCAGAGTTATCGGATCCGATGCTTTCCAGGAGTGCGACACTACTGGCATCACGATGCCGATTACCAAACACAACTACTTGATTACACGCCCCGATGAAATTCCCGATGTCGTCGCAGAGGCGTTCTACATTGCAACTACAGGGAGGCCTGGCCCGGTCCTCATCGATGTCCCCAAAGACATCTCTCAGGCTGAAACCACTTGGCACTGGCCCAGTCAAATTGACTTGCCCGGCTACAAGCCCACAACCCGAGGTCATCCCCGCCAGATCAGAGAGGCGGCAAGGCTGATTTTGTCGTCCAAACGCCCTGTCATATATGCGGGTGGCGGGATTGTAAAAAGCCGAGCGGCCGAAGAGCTGAGAGAGCTAGTCGAGCTTTTGGATCTTCCTGTGGTTACCACGCTGATGGGAAGAGGCGTGATCCCAGACGACCATCCGCTGTGCCTGGGAATGCCCGGAATGCATGGCAATTACACCGCAGTGACCTCGATGCAAAAGGCCGACTTGCTAATCGCTCTTGGCGTTCGCTTCGACGACCGGGTGACCGGGAAGGTCGATGCGTTTGCTCCGCATGCGAAGGTCATACACGCCGACATCGACCCGGCAGAGCTAGGGAAGGTCAGGCGGCCTGACGTGCCGATCGTGGGAGAGGCAAAACAAGTCATCGCGGAACTCCTTAAAAGTATCCGTGTCGAGCTTGAGAAGCGATCCAAGCCCGATCTTAGCGAGTGGTGGGCACAGCTGCGTGAGTGGCAGAGAAAGTACCCCCTGCAGTATGACCAGAACTCGCGAGGGCCCCTCAAGGGCCAGTTTGTCGTAGAAAAGCTCTACGAGGTCACTGGCGGAGACTGCTTCTTGGTAGCCGGAGTGGGCCAGCACCAGATGTGGGCCAGCCAATACTGGCACTTCAACAAGCCCTACCACTGGATCAACTCCGGGGGCTTGGGAACGATGGGCTTTGCAATTCCCGCTGCTATAGGAGCCAAGGTTGGGTGCCCGGACGAAACCGTGTGGGCTATAGATGGCGACGGATGCTTCCAGATGACAGCCCAGGAACTGATAACGGCAACAGTTCACGGAGTTCCCATAAAAGTGGCTGTCTTGAACAACGCCTATCTCGGCATGGTACGCCAGTGGCAAGAGCTCTTCTACGACGAGCGATACTCAGAAGTAGAACTCGGGTACGAGATCCCCAACTACGTCAAGTGGGCAGAGGCCATGGGGTGCTACGGGTTCCGAGTAGAAAACCCCGACGATGTTCAGCCAACCCTTGAAAAAGCACACTCCATAACAGACCGCCCCGTCGTCATCGACTTCAGGATCGACTACACCGAGCATGTTTATCCTATGGTTCCAGCAGGAGCGAGCAACGACGAGATCATCCTTTCCAAAGAGGAGGATCCCGACGCTCGAGAAGATCACATCCCTGCCGAAGGAGACACCCGATAG
- a CDS encoding acetolactate synthase small subunit yields MRIISVLVENKPRVLARVAGLFARRGFNIHSLAVAPTDNPALSRMTIVAFGDDRTTEQMTKQLNKLINVIKVVELSESTAVSRELMLIQVQAAPETRAQLIEISDVFRAKVVDVGADSLIIECTGTPDKIHALEDLLRPYGIIEMTKTGRIALQRGPKVKPARVIRAANKATA; encoded by the coding sequence ATGCGAATTATTTCGGTGTTGGTGGAAAACAAGCCCAGAGTTTTGGCTCGAGTAGCCGGGCTGTTTGCCAGACGGGGATTTAACATTCACTCGCTCGCAGTCGCCCCCACTGACAACCCAGCCCTATCCAGAATGACCATAGTGGCCTTCGGAGACGACAGAACTACAGAACAGATGACCAAGCAGCTCAACAAGCTCATCAATGTCATAAAGGTCGTCGAGCTATCGGAGAGCACGGCTGTTAGCCGAGAGCTGATGCTAATACAGGTGCAGGCAGCCCCTGAAACGCGGGCTCAGCTTATAGAAATTTCGGACGTATTCAGAGCCAAGGTCGTAGATGTCGGAGCAGACTCGCTGATAATCGAGTGCACTGGGACACCCGACAAAATCCACGCACTAGAGGATCTGCTTAGGCCCTACGGCATCATCGAGATGACGAAGACGGGGCGAATCGCTCTACAGCGCGGCCCGAAGGTAAAACCGGCTCGAGTGATTAGGGCGGCCAACAAGGCTACAGCCTGA
- a CDS encoding dehydratase gives MPLNREAVGRETDEFTYEVTADKTIAYAKATNEQNPIFLDENREGGIIAPPIFSVVPAWQASGAAMSQVVPSSDFPRLVHGEQDMWFYNPVRPGDKLTSKAKVISVEEKATGETATAEVTTKRQDGEVTTVSRMTIFIRGTGSGQRQPKPPEPDRGQPVAEATQKIDEDQTFRYAEASGDRNPIHLDENFAKSVGLPGIINHGLCTMAFVSRAAIEALADNNPLRLRRLKVRFSRPVLPGQKITTRFWEAGEADGDKVYEFETVNEEGVAVIKEGIAHIAPGS, from the coding sequence ATGCCGCTGAACAGGGAGGCAGTAGGTCGAGAGACCGACGAGTTTACATACGAAGTTACCGCCGATAAGACCATCGCTTACGCAAAGGCTACTAACGAGCAGAATCCTATCTTCTTGGACGAAAACAGAGAGGGCGGCATTATTGCTCCCCCGATATTCAGCGTGGTTCCCGCTTGGCAAGCCTCCGGGGCAGCTATGTCGCAGGTCGTCCCATCGTCCGACTTCCCTCGCCTCGTACATGGTGAACAGGACATGTGGTTTTACAACCCGGTCAGGCCTGGGGACAAACTAACCTCCAAAGCCAAGGTCATTTCGGTGGAAGAGAAAGCCACTGGAGAGACTGCTACAGCCGAAGTAACTACAAAAAGGCAGGACGGCGAAGTAACAACTGTCTCGAGAATGACAATATTTATCCGAGGCACTGGATCCGGTCAGCGCCAGCCGAAACCGCCTGAACCCGATCGAGGCCAGCCAGTGGCCGAAGCTACTCAGAAGATCGACGAAGACCAAACCTTCCGATATGCCGAGGCCTCTGGAGATCGGAATCCGATACACCTTGACGAGAACTTTGCCAAGTCAGTCGGTCTCCCCGGCATCATCAATCATGGCTTGTGTACGATGGCTTTTGTTTCCCGGGCTGCGATAGAAGCGCTTGCAGACAACAACCCACTTAGGCTCCGACGCCTCAAGGTGCGCTTCTCCAGACCCGTGCTTCCGGGCCAAAAGATTACTACGCGCTTTTGGGAGGCAGGGGAAGCCGACGGGGACAAGGTCTACGAGTTCGAGACCGTGAACGAGGAGGGGGTCGCGGTCATAAAAGAGGGCATTGCTCACATCGCCCCAGGCTCATAG